In Acanthopagrus latus isolate v.2019 chromosome 6, fAcaLat1.1, whole genome shotgun sequence, the genomic window TCACTGTTCCTTTGACTCCAGATCCTCTGTTTATGTCTCTTCTGACTCCTCAGCCCCTCCTCAGATCTTCTCCTCTCCTAACCCTCTCCTTTGAAtcccctcctctgtgacacaCCTGGTTGCTAGGTAACAGCCTATCAGATGACATCACTACGTGGCTCTGGCCTATCAGGTTCCAGGTGttgtgagacagacagccatGTGACCCAGCTCACCTGTTCCTGCCTCAGTCTGAACAGGTGACCTTTGGACGGGTGTCAGTgtcgctgagagcaaacaactCAAAGAAAAATCAGCAGAGAAATCTGTTAggataaaaataaacttttagaGGACTTCAGAATAAAATGGAATTATAATTTTCtaatcacatgaaaacaaattaatgagTGTTGATGActgtggaaacacagagagctCCAGAACACAAGACTGTGAAGGCTCTGTGATGTGATAGGCTGAAAGTAGGTCAACACTGACCATCTCacctaactgtgtgtgtgtgtgtgtgtgtgtgtgtgtgtgtgtgagtgtgtgctgacaGTCTGATCAGAAACGTTCAGCCTTTAGTTTGAAAACTAGTAACTGAAGctgtaatggagtaaaaagtacaaccGTTACGTTACTAACGATTAATAGTTCAAATATCAACGGaagcacatttttaacacaaacatcttcCCGTGGTCATTATTGAGGTGTACCGCGGGAATATTGTTTCATCAAACTTTCATCTTTTCTGCTCTTTAACTGGGCTTCTAGTTCTTGAGTACTGAGTATGCCGTCTGATAAACGGAACCGGAACCTTCCTACTGTGACGCAACAGTCGGAGGTGTTTGACCGTGACACCGACGGGACAACTTGGAAGCAGCCGTTGTAGCAGGAACCCCGCGAGGAAGATGAGCACCAAACAGGTGACCTGCAGGTGAGTCTGTCGCTCTGTTTCTcacctgtccgtctgtctgtcacctgtctgtctgtccgacAGTCCCGCGCGCTATTTCTGGATTGCATCATGGCGGATGCGTTAGCCGCGTGCTAATGTTTTTAGCcgctagctgttagcttgtGTTCCGCTGTCGCTGGAGTTCATTTGAAGGTAAAACTCAGACTTAACACACCTGAACCTACCTGATCCGTCTCTTCTGCCCCCTCTGCTCCATGCCCTCGTGCCCATCATATGACagggtggacaaaatattagaaacaccaACACTGTGACAGTCCGGGTCGCTACAGACGGAGGTGGTTTACAGCAggctgctgtaaaaacacttgCACATCattatctgtctatctatctatctatctatctatctatctatctatctatctatatatatatatatatatatatatatatatatatatatatatatatatatctatatatgtgagagagatagagaggtaTTGATATCGATATATAGAGATAggtatatttatatgtatttatatatctatatttgtatagatagatagatagacgtGTATATATACATGGAGCCCAGGTTAGCTCCATGTAGATGGTCCTTGAGATATTTGAGGAGGTTTCATGTGTCCATAAGTGAATAATGTACTGTTGCTATGGCAATTTTGTTTGAAtgtacattgtgtgtgttgatgtgtttcagGTATTTCCTCCATGGTGTGTGCAGGGAGGGCAGCCGCTGCCTCTTCTCTCACGACCCGACCAACAGTAAACCCTCCACCATCTGCAAGTTCTACCAGAGAGGAGTGTGCGCCTACGGAGAGCGCTGCAGGTAACTCAGCTGACAGACGggtaacacacagctgacagataGGGATGGGGCCGATCCGATCCTGTATCATTATCGAGTCCGATACCAATGTATCAGCAGATATCCAAATTCAGGTATCGGGATcgaaagtgaaaaaatgtggatCGGTGCATCCCTACCGGCAAACAGGTAACACAATTAACAACCTTTGTTTCCCGGTACTAGGTATGACCACATCAAATCTTcatccagaggaggagggggaggagcttCAGAGGATCAAGCAGGTGTGGGAGGAGCTGTGGGAGGAGCTTCATATAGAGGTGGTGTGAAGAAGATGCTAGTCCTCAGAGAAAGAGGTGACTGACTGCACACGCTCAAAAGCAGAATGTTGTTGAACACCTGGATGTGACGACACTGCTCagcctctcttcctgtttccagtAATAAGATTACTGGAGTAAATACCTCCTTCAGTTACCTAACAGATCATTGACAGACACACCTGCTTAATAATGTCACCAAGAACTCACCTGACTTTTAaatgcctgtgtgtctgttcacacatctctctctttcacctgtctctctctcagtgctGGCTGTAGACAGTATGTACGGGGGTCCAGCAGACAGTttggggtcagaggtcatggcggcagcagcagcagcggcttCTCCTCAGTCTTATGTGGACGCCATCAGGACGGGTCTGGACGCCTCAGCACGGGAACAAGGTCAGATATAGAAATACTGTCCCCTGATTGGCTGGTAGTCGACTGTGTTGTAATCAGTAGTGCATGATGAGTTGTTTATTAACAGATTTGCgtgtttttgatatttacatGTGCTTTCTGCAGCCCCTCCCACAGTGGGCAGGCCCTACCAGGACCCCCCCCAGCTGTGTCCGTACGCTGCTGCTGGACACTGTTACTATGAAGACAACTGTACGTATCTGCATGGCGACCTGTGTGAAGTGTGTCGGCTGCAGGTGCTCCACCCCCACGACGCCGAGCAGAGGAGAGCACATGAGAAGGTGAGTTCAGGTAAAGTCTGCAGGTACTCCTCAGGTGGCATCGGTCATCTCAGTGACCCAGCTGATCAAGAGTCAGAACAACAGATGAAGGTCCAGCAGCCCGGCAGGACTGTTCAGAGGTCCTGAAGGATTCTCCAACCTGAAGGTCTGGATGAGTGGAGAGGTGAGGGCTCGGTCTGTTCAGTTAGGTGACACGAGACTGGAGAGGAActcaacaccaccaccactgaaGGTCCAGGACATCACAGCAAACCCAGAGGCTGTTTCTGTGGGTCTGACCACCGTCCTGATGAGGTGGGAGAGGAACAGGTTCTCCAGCACATAAAGACAACATCCCTGCCAGCCTGGACCCTCACCGGTACgctttcagaaccaacagatccacagaggatgttACATCCACTAACTTCCATTGGTCTGCACACAGCTGGAGAATCAGAACAGCTGCATCAGGAGGCTGTTTGTGGACTTCGGCTCAGCTTTCCGTCCTCCAGAACTTTTCTTCAGCATGTCAACATCATTAGATTTTCTTGTGCAGCTTAAAGAGACTTTAACTGAAATGTTTATAGACTGGATCCCTCAGAACATTTAATATTTGAGTCTGGACGTCGTTCAGATGTACTGTCAGTTCTTCATGACCCAGAACGTGACAGTGATAACAGCTGAGGCTGAACACAGGACAGCATTaatcatgtctgtctgtctgcagattTGTCTGCTGGCCTTTGAGGCTGACATGGAGAAGGCTTTTGCAGCTCAGCTGAGTCAGGACAAGGTGGGTCCAGTCGGTCACTGATCAGGTTGTCATGATTACAGTAACTGTTGTTGTTCAgatgtgttctgtctgttgttcaggtgtgttccATTTGTATGGAGGTGGTGGTGCAGAAGTTGAACCCGGCAGACCGCAGGTTCGGCAtcctgtcctcctgctgtcacaccttctgtctgtcctgcaTCCGTCAGTGGCGCTGCACCAGAAACTTCAGCAACAAGATCATTAAGTAAGAGTCTGCTCCAACAGAACCAGAGTCCGTATTCCAGGACAGGGTCAATCAGTCCAGAACTTGGTCTGTGAGATGTGTGTCTCCCTCAGGTCATGTCCAGAGTGTCGAGTCACCTCGGAGTTCGTCATCCCTTCGGTGTACTGGgtggaggaccaggaggacAAAGACCATCTCATAGAACTGTTCAAGTCTGGAGTCAGGTGAGCTTCCCTTGTGTCACTGAGCCGCCACCCCTGAGACTGGACCCGGTCAGAATCATTCACTGctattttctgtctctgcagtaaGAAGTCCTGTAAGTACTTTGATCAGGGTCGCGGTTCGTGTCCATTCGGAGGGAAATGTTTGTATCTTCACGCCTTCCCAGATGGAACCCGAGCAGAAC contains:
- the mkrn2 gene encoding probable E3 ubiquitin-protein ligase makorin-2 — translated: MSTKQVTCRYFLHGVCREGSRCLFSHDPTNSKPSTICKFYQRGVCAYGERCRYDHIKSSSRGGGGGASEDQAGVGGAVGGASYRGGVKKMLVLRERVLAVDSMYGGPADSLGSEVMAAAAAAASPQSYVDAIRTGLDASAREQAPPTVGRPYQDPPQLCPYAAAGHCYYEDNCTYLHGDLCEVCRLQVLHPHDAEQRRAHEKICLLAFEADMEKAFAAQLSQDKVCSICMEVVVQKLNPADRRFGILSSCCHTFCLSCIRQWRCTRNFSNKIIKSCPECRVTSEFVIPSVYWVEDQEDKDHLIELFKSGVSKKSCKYFDQGRGSCPFGGKCLYLHAFPDGTRAEPDRPRKQLSSEGNVRFMNSVRLWDFIEEREQQSAPPLPSLNDDITELRELFMQMSGPSHDEPDTLPSSEQ